The Edaphobacter sp. 12200R-103 genome contains a region encoding:
- the acs gene encoding acetate--CoA ligase, producing the protein MTAIAEGTANLDSSLRENRVFEPSPEFRAQAHISSLEQYEQMYRRSVENPDEFWAEAASELDWFAPWTSVITPGPDGSALGARWFDGGKFNLAYNCVDRHALGSRRDKIALLWEGEPGEVRKLTYGDLYAEVQRFANVLKGLGIKKGDRVAIYMGMCPELAIALLACARIGAVHSVIFGGFAAHAIVDRVNDSSCVALITQDTSYRRGSEVQLKKIADEALEQCPTVKNVIVYRRSGTPVNMKEGRDLWWDESMLAAGKECAAEWMDSEDPLYLLYTSGTTGKPKGLLHTTGGYAVQTYLTSKYIFDLHEDDVYWCTADIGWVTGHSYVVYGPLQNGATVMMYEGAPNWPDCDRFWKIIDAHKVSIFYTAPTAIRAFTKWGVEYVRKHSLASLRLLGTVGEPINPEAWMWFHREVGKERCPIVDTYWQTETGSIMIAPVPGAVATKPGSATRPFFGVVPEVVTKEGKPVPDGKGGLLVFRTPWPSLARTVYGNPERYKEAYWVEIPGSYFTGDGARRDADGYYWLMGRVDDVLNVSGHRLGTMEVESALVAHAKVAEAAVVGRPDDLKGQAICAFVTLEQGHRASEELKQEIRQWVAKEIGALARPDDVRFTESLPKTRSGKIMRRLLRELATSGEVKGDTTTLEDFTVLAKLRENDE; encoded by the coding sequence GTGACGGCGATTGCAGAAGGAACGGCGAATCTGGATTCAAGCTTGAGAGAAAACAGGGTCTTTGAACCCTCGCCGGAGTTCCGCGCCCAGGCCCATATCTCCAGCCTCGAGCAGTACGAGCAGATGTATCGTCGCAGCGTTGAAAACCCCGACGAATTCTGGGCCGAGGCCGCATCGGAACTGGACTGGTTCGCTCCCTGGACCAGCGTCATTACGCCTGGTCCCGACGGATCTGCCCTGGGAGCCCGATGGTTTGATGGCGGCAAATTCAACCTTGCATACAACTGTGTCGATCGCCATGCCCTAGGCTCGCGGCGCGACAAGATCGCCCTGCTATGGGAAGGCGAGCCCGGCGAAGTCCGCAAGCTGACCTACGGCGACCTCTATGCCGAGGTACAGCGCTTTGCCAACGTGCTGAAAGGTCTTGGAATCAAGAAGGGCGATCGCGTCGCCATCTACATGGGCATGTGTCCGGAACTGGCCATCGCTCTGTTGGCCTGCGCACGGATCGGCGCTGTGCATTCAGTCATCTTTGGCGGCTTCGCTGCGCATGCTATCGTAGATCGCGTTAACGATTCTTCCTGCGTCGCTTTGATCACACAGGACACGTCTTATCGTCGCGGCTCCGAGGTGCAGCTGAAGAAGATCGCCGACGAGGCGCTCGAACAGTGTCCTACGGTCAAGAACGTGATTGTCTACCGCCGCAGCGGAACCCCGGTCAACATGAAAGAAGGCCGTGACCTCTGGTGGGACGAGTCCATGCTCGCCGCCGGGAAAGAGTGCGCTGCCGAGTGGATGGACTCCGAGGATCCGCTCTATCTGCTCTACACCTCCGGCACGACGGGCAAGCCCAAGGGCCTGCTGCATACGACCGGTGGATATGCCGTGCAGACCTATCTCACATCGAAGTACATCTTCGATCTGCACGAGGACGACGTGTACTGGTGCACCGCTGACATCGGCTGGGTCACCGGGCACAGCTACGTGGTCTACGGCCCTCTGCAGAACGGAGCGACCGTCATGATGTACGAGGGCGCTCCCAACTGGCCGGACTGCGACCGTTTCTGGAAGATCATTGACGCCCACAAGGTCTCAATCTTTTACACCGCTCCCACAGCGATTCGCGCCTTCACCAAGTGGGGAGTGGAGTACGTCCGCAAGCACTCGCTGGCCTCGCTGCGACTGTTGGGAACCGTCGGCGAGCCGATCAACCCTGAGGCGTGGATGTGGTTCCATCGCGAGGTCGGAAAGGAACGCTGCCCCATCGTCGATACCTACTGGCAGACGGAGACCGGGTCCATCATGATCGCTCCCGTTCCCGGAGCCGTGGCGACCAAGCCGGGCTCGGCCACGCGGCCCTTCTTCGGGGTCGTCCCCGAGGTGGTCACCAAGGAAGGGAAGCCAGTGCCCGACGGCAAAGGGGGCCTTCTCGTCTTCCGCACGCCGTGGCCTTCTCTGGCTCGCACCGTCTACGGCAATCCCGAGCGATACAAGGAAGCCTACTGGGTTGAGATTCCCGGGAGCTACTTTACCGGCGACGGCGCCCGCCGCGACGCCGATGGCTACTACTGGCTGATGGGCCGCGTCGATGACGTTCTGAACGTCAGCGGACACCGCCTGGGCACCATGGAAGTGGAGTCCGCGCTGGTCGCTCATGCGAAGGTCGCCGAAGCCGCCGTCGTAGGCCGCCCGGACGATCTGAAAGGACAGGCCATCTGCGCCTTTGTCACCCTCGAGCAGGGCCACAGGGCATCCGAAGAGCTGAAGCAGGAGATTCGTCAGTGGGTCGCCAAGGAGATCGGTGCTCTCGCCCGTCCCGACGACGTCCGCTTTACCGAATCTCTTCCCAAGACGCGCAGCGGAAAGATCATGCGGCGCCTTCTGCGCGAGCTTGCTACCAGTGGAGAAGTCAAAGGCGACACCACAACCCTTGAAGACTTCACCGTTCTCGCAAAGCTTCGCGAAAACGACGAGTAA
- a CDS encoding DUF421 domain-containing protein, which translates to MIDNMFSLHLPLLEKILRPIIVYLCLVVFVRIFGKRELAQLNPFDLIVLLCLSNTVQNSIIGDDNSVSGGIIGVFSLLAINYLLSRLLYRMPKLNRIVEGHETVLIEHGKVDWKAMKKEALSELELKTVLHKGGLNDYSEVERCVLEPGGNFYVEEKDPLREGKERSEILRQITALTTEVQELKTMLASRG; encoded by the coding sequence GTGATCGACAACATGTTTTCCCTGCACCTGCCGCTTCTGGAAAAGATCCTGCGGCCCATCATCGTCTATCTCTGCCTGGTGGTTTTTGTACGCATCTTTGGAAAGCGCGAGCTGGCGCAACTCAATCCTTTCGACCTGATTGTTCTGCTTTGCCTCTCCAACACGGTGCAGAACTCCATCATCGGCGACGACAACTCCGTCTCCGGAGGCATTATCGGCGTCTTCTCTCTGCTGGCCATCAACTATTTATTGAGTCGGCTTCTCTATCGCATGCCTAAGCTCAATCGGATTGTCGAGGGCCACGAAACCGTGCTCATCGAACATGGGAAGGTCGACTGGAAGGCGATGAAGAAAGAAGCCCTGAGCGAACTCGAGCTGAAGACAGTGCTCCACAAAGGGGGACTGAACGACTATAGCGAGGTCGAGAGGTGCGTGTTGGAGCCCGGCGGAAACTTTTATGTCGAAGAGAAAGATCCTCTACGGGAAGGGAAGGAGCGCAGCGAGATCCTCCGTCAGATCACCGCGCTGACCACTGAAGTGCAGGAACTGAAAACCATGCTGGCATCCCGCGGTTAG
- the galE gene encoding UDP-glucose 4-epimerase GalE, whose product MNILVTGGAGYIGGTVTRLLLAAGHTVTIYDNLCHSRREAVPSGARLIEGDLADRGRIEGTLKESRFDGVMHFAALIEAGESMRVPELYFRNNTMATLTLLEAMMATGHDRLVFSSTAACYGEPESTPITEEARLLPTNAYGESKLLVEQMLTWFNRIHGFRYASLRYFNVAGAIEGYGEAHEPESHLIPLILDVALGRRANIKIFGQDYPTKDGTCVRDYIHVSDLADAHFLALAALDRSSRLIYNLGSGQGFTVREVIDSARRITGRPITVEECERRPGDPAVLVASSEKIKSELDWKPKYPELDQIIAGAWQWHQQRYA is encoded by the coding sequence ATGAATATTTTAGTGACCGGTGGGGCAGGTTATATCGGTGGTACAGTGACGCGTCTTTTATTGGCGGCGGGCCATACGGTAACCATCTACGACAACCTGTGCCATAGCCGCCGGGAGGCGGTCCCGAGCGGCGCCCGATTGATCGAAGGCGATCTCGCCGACCGCGGCCGCATTGAAGGCACGCTGAAGGAGAGCCGCTTTGACGGCGTCATGCACTTTGCCGCCCTTATTGAGGCCGGTGAGAGCATGAGGGTCCCGGAGCTCTACTTCCGGAACAATACGATGGCCACCCTGACGTTACTTGAGGCCATGATGGCCACCGGCCACGACCGCCTGGTCTTCAGCTCCACCGCTGCCTGCTATGGGGAACCTGAGTCGACTCCGATCACCGAAGAGGCTCGCCTGCTGCCAACCAACGCGTACGGTGAAAGCAAGCTGCTGGTCGAACAGATGCTGACCTGGTTCAACCGCATCCACGGCTTTCGTTACGCCAGCCTGCGTTACTTCAACGTCGCCGGGGCCATCGAGGGCTATGGCGAGGCCCACGAGCCGGAATCGCACCTGATTCCCCTTATCCTTGACGTCGCCTTGGGCCGCCGGGCCAACATCAAGATCTTTGGCCAGGACTACCCCACCAAGGACGGCACTTGTGTCCGTGACTACATCCACGTCAGCGACCTGGCCGACGCCCATTTCCTCGCGCTGGCAGCGCTCGATCGCAGCAGCCGCCTGATCTACAACCTTGGCAGCGGGCAGGGCTTCACCGTCCGCGAGGTCATCGACTCCGCACGGCGCATCACCGGGCGGCCCATTACTGTCGAGGAGTGCGAACGGCGTCCGGGCGATCCGGCGGTGCTTGTCGCCAGCTCGGAGAAGATCAAGTCGGAGCTGGACTGGAAGCCGAAATACCCTGAACTCGACCAGATCATCGCCGGCGCCTGGCAGTGGCATCAGCAACGCTATGCCTGA
- a CDS encoding energy transducer TonB, which yields MPQVKEPEPVKTVEVKMPQPAPAVPAPPKRVIAPAAPKPVSLAHPQAASVVNNSAHPTPVALGRPDNPIAPSNRPATATIDLGQRGMPGMPASNTGTGPRATAVNLGSGNAGSQHMAGNGARPVQGVKLGVPGGTGPLNSTSRSTAVGPVNLGQAAPPPMPKPAAPSRSAAHPPKVLYKPRPQYTQEAIQLRIEGTVSVRVRVSSTGAVHVIGVTSDLGHGLGESAIRAVEATRFQPATDAGGSPVDWEGIVNVAFQLAG from the coding sequence ATGCCTCAGGTGAAAGAGCCAGAACCGGTCAAAACGGTGGAGGTAAAGATGCCGCAGCCTGCCCCTGCGGTTCCGGCGCCTCCCAAACGGGTCATAGCTCCGGCAGCACCCAAACCGGTGTCGCTGGCCCACCCGCAGGCTGCATCTGTAGTGAATAATTCAGCCCATCCGACGCCTGTCGCACTGGGCCGTCCAGATAACCCGATTGCGCCCTCCAATCGGCCCGCAACGGCAACAATCGATCTTGGCCAACGTGGAATGCCGGGTATGCCCGCCTCCAATACGGGTACGGGCCCTCGCGCCACGGCGGTCAACCTCGGTTCAGGCAATGCGGGAAGCCAGCATATGGCGGGCAATGGAGCCCGACCGGTACAGGGTGTCAAGCTAGGAGTTCCTGGTGGGACAGGTCCCCTGAACTCGACCAGTCGCAGCACGGCGGTGGGCCCAGTGAATCTGGGCCAGGCAGCACCTCCGCCGATGCCGAAACCTGCGGCTCCCTCCCGAAGCGCAGCTCATCCTCCCAAGGTGCTGTATAAACCTCGTCCCCAGTACACACAGGAGGCCATTCAGCTCCGCATTGAAGGAACTGTCTCGGTTCGCGTCCGCGTCTCTTCTACGGGAGCGGTCCACGTGATCGGAGTTACCAGCGATCTCGGCCACGGGCTAGGCGAATCGGCCATTCGCGCGGTTGAAGCAACCCGCTTCCAGCCGGCTACCGATGCCGGCGGAAGTCCGGTGGATTGGGAAGGTATCGTTAATGTCGCCTTCCAGCTTGCGGGCTAA
- a CDS encoding porin family protein → MKRLFSLFSIAFLLGTTAQYMHAQAAPTAIRNSSIQLGAGYSFASPDYGQKKIQGYTIYGTYNFTRHWGIEGDIHRLDVITPTDIGEDSYLLGPRYSMRFGRFMPYGKGLLGLGTFKTDYDPRSLRKNYSNTYKMWAAGAGVDMVASRHWNIRLIDFEYQNWPGFAKNGLTPYVFTFGAAYTFR, encoded by the coding sequence TTGAAACGTCTTTTTTCTCTTTTTTCCATAGCCTTTTTGCTAGGGACGACGGCCCAATACATGCACGCCCAGGCTGCCCCCACAGCCATTCGTAACAGCTCGATCCAGCTCGGGGCAGGGTACTCCTTTGCATCGCCCGACTACGGCCAGAAGAAGATTCAGGGCTATACGATCTATGGCACTTACAACTTCACCCGCCACTGGGGGATTGAAGGAGACATCCATCGACTGGACGTCATCACTCCGACCGACATTGGCGAAGACTCCTACCTTCTGGGACCGCGCTATTCCATGCGTTTTGGCCGCTTCATGCCCTACGGAAAGGGTCTGCTGGGCCTGGGCACCTTCAAAACCGATTATGATCCCCGATCTTTGCGGAAGAACTACTCCAACACCTACAAGATGTGGGCCGCCGGTGCAGGTGTGGACATGGTGGCAAGCCGTCACTGGAATATCCGCCTGATCGATTTCGAGTATCAGAACTGGCCTGGGTTCGCCAAAAACGGACTGACTCCCTACGTCTTTACCTTTGGCGCAGCTTATACGTTCCGCTAA
- a CDS encoding porin family protein — translation MVKNIFFVAALLSTPAFLFAQASPTGIRRASLQVGAGFSNANTDYVPNRVNGTTIYADYDFFHHLGLEGEFRYLKDGRSNIYEKTYGVGPRYSRTYGRFSPYVKGLYGRGVFNFTYRGERTANLAYNLVAFGGGVDYRLLRHVNVRGEYEYQRWFGFPLHGLTPSAVTIGAAYRF, via the coding sequence TTGGTTAAGAATATTTTTTTCGTTGCAGCCCTCCTCAGCACTCCGGCATTTCTTTTTGCGCAAGCCAGCCCCACAGGAATTCGCAGGGCTTCGCTGCAAGTCGGAGCAGGCTTCTCCAACGCAAATACGGACTATGTGCCGAACCGGGTGAACGGCACTACCATCTATGCGGACTATGATTTCTTCCATCATCTCGGACTGGAAGGAGAGTTCCGCTACCTTAAGGATGGGCGGAGCAACATCTACGAAAAGACCTACGGGGTAGGTCCACGCTACTCCCGCACCTATGGCCGTTTTTCCCCTTATGTAAAAGGTTTATATGGCCGGGGAGTCTTCAACTTCACCTATCGTGGCGAAAGGACAGCCAATCTGGCTTACAACCTGGTCGCCTTTGGAGGCGGAGTGGATTACCGGCTGTTGCGCCATGTCAACGTCCGCGGCGAGTATGAGTATCAGCGCTGGTTCGGCTTCCCGCTCCACGGTCTGACTCCTTCCGCTGTCACCATAGGAGCCGCGTACCGTTTCTAG
- a CDS encoding porin family protein has product MTKGLEATLGAQFCRQQLYLMFWTISKGIKRSMKKMMLLGALMLVASLGYAQESRQDASVSAIGIFTPQVNGNAVRLDTTKTVGFLASYRYMLTPRSALELNYSFAQYNSKFNTSFLPNVRIHTRQQEITAAYVYTLNFRNFNPFVEGGIGGLIFTPIRDYRTTNFDTRQSTNPGALFGGGLAYELSPSWDVRVEYRGFVAKAPNFGLTNFKTNRWEVISMPTVGMAYHF; this is encoded by the coding sequence GTGACGAAGGGGCTGGAAGCTACCCTCGGCGCGCAGTTTTGCCGGCAGCAGCTCTACCTTATGTTCTGGACGATTTCGAAGGGGATCAAGCGAAGCATGAAGAAAATGATGTTGTTGGGCGCGCTGATGCTGGTGGCATCTCTCGGTTATGCGCAGGAGAGCCGGCAGGACGCAAGCGTTAGCGCGATTGGGATATTTACGCCGCAGGTCAATGGAAATGCGGTTCGGCTGGATACGACGAAGACGGTCGGATTCCTCGCAAGCTACCGATACATGCTGACGCCCCGCAGCGCCCTTGAGCTGAACTACTCCTTCGCACAGTACAACTCCAAGTTCAACACCAGCTTTCTTCCAAATGTGCGCATCCATACCCGCCAGCAGGAGATTACGGCAGCGTACGTCTATACGCTGAACTTCCGTAACTTCAATCCGTTCGTTGAGGGCGGAATTGGAGGCCTGATCTTTACCCCTATCCGCGACTATCGGACGACGAACTTCGATACGCGTCAGAGCACCAATCCTGGTGCGCTGTTTGGGGGCGGACTTGCCTACGAGCTGAGCCCCAGCTGGGATGTGCGCGTAGAGTATCGCGGTTTCGTGGCCAAGGCCCCGAACTTCGGCCTGACGAACTTCAAGACGAATCGCTGGGAGGTCATCTCCATGCCGACCGTCGGTATGGCGTACCACTTCTAA
- a CDS encoding LysR family transcriptional regulator, whose amino-acid sequence METFLAVAEERSFSRAASRLHRTQPAVSQAIAKLEGEIGEVLFDRSSRDGTLTDAGEVLREYASKMLNLRSEASGALSDLRSLHRGRLNLAANEYTSLYLLPLLDEFRRQNPRIKLAVQRTLASRIPDEVLMHSVEFGVLSFRPDDSQIRSIVVYRDELALVVNPRHPLAGAGKVSIRQLGTQNFIAHNIPSPQRQKVIQTFKKHKTPLQMGVELPSLEAIKRFVEMGNGIALVPRLTAVPELRSGALVMLEVPELQTERKLRLVYRKQANLSHAAMAFLKVVESYAASQGDPYCFHPER is encoded by the coding sequence ATGGAGACGTTTCTGGCTGTAGCGGAAGAACGCAGTTTCTCGCGGGCCGCCTCCAGGCTCCATCGTACTCAGCCCGCCGTTAGTCAGGCAATCGCCAAACTCGAAGGCGAGATCGGCGAGGTGCTCTTCGATCGCTCCTCGCGCGATGGGACGTTGACCGATGCTGGCGAGGTCCTGCGTGAATATGCCTCTAAGATGTTGAATCTAAGGAGCGAAGCGTCAGGAGCACTCTCCGATCTGCGGTCTCTGCACCGTGGCCGGCTCAATTTGGCGGCCAATGAGTACACCAGCCTGTATCTGCTTCCCCTACTTGACGAATTCCGTCGCCAAAATCCCCGCATCAAGCTGGCCGTTCAGCGTACGCTGGCCAGCCGTATCCCCGATGAGGTCCTGATGCACTCGGTCGAATTTGGCGTGCTCTCCTTCCGGCCCGACGACAGCCAGATCCGGTCGATCGTGGTCTATCGGGACGAGCTGGCGCTGGTGGTCAACCCCCGTCATCCTCTGGCTGGGGCAGGGAAGGTCTCCATCCGGCAGCTGGGGACACAGAACTTCATCGCGCACAACATTCCGTCACCGCAGCGCCAGAAGGTTATCCAGACCTTCAAAAAGCATAAGACTCCTCTGCAGATGGGAGTGGAGCTGCCTTCCCTCGAGGCCATCAAACGCTTTGTCGAGATGGGCAACGGTATCGCTCTGGTACCGCGGCTGACGGCGGTTCCGGAGCTCAGGAGCGGTGCTTTGGTCATGCTGGAGGTCCCGGAGCTGCAGACCGAGAGGAAGCTGCGCCTGGTTTACCGCAAGCAGGCGAACCTCTCGCATGCGGCCATGGCCTTTCTCAAGGTCGTGGAGTCGTACGCCGCATCCCAGGGCGATCCGTACTGTTTCCACCCGGAGCGGTGA
- a CDS encoding 2-isopropylmalate synthase: MQNPNQIVFFDTTLRDGEQSPGCTMHLDEKLRMAHQLRDLGVDILEAGFAIASEGDFEAVETIAREVTGTRIASLARCKREDIDAAGRAIQAAKSNRIHTFLASSDLHLEYKLRISREQALDQTAESIRQALTYTDDVEFSTEDGTRTDPDFLVKMITVAVQAGATTINIPDTVGYTTPAEYEATFRMVRERVPGIENVILSTHCHDDLGMAVANTLAGIQGGARQVECAINGIGERAGNAALEEVAAALMVRRDKFPYANNIKLEQLYPTSQMLAQCISFGAAPNKAVVGANAFAHESGIHQHGMLANPLTYEIMTPSSVGAGSTNLVLGKHSGRRALADRLEKLGHSLTREQLDEVYHRFTELADRKKSIYDQDILGLLKAEKSPVAATT; this comes from the coding sequence ATGCAGAATCCTAACCAGATCGTCTTCTTCGATACCACCCTTCGCGACGGCGAACAGTCCCCCGGCTGTACGATGCATCTTGACGAGAAGTTGCGTATGGCACATCAGCTGCGCGACCTCGGCGTCGACATTCTCGAGGCCGGGTTCGCCATCGCCTCCGAAGGCGACTTTGAGGCCGTCGAGACCATCGCACGCGAGGTGACCGGAACCCGCATTGCTTCGCTGGCACGTTGTAAGCGCGAAGATATTGACGCTGCCGGACGCGCCATTCAGGCCGCGAAGTCGAATCGCATCCACACTTTTCTCGCCTCGTCCGATCTGCATCTCGAATACAAGCTGCGTATCTCCCGCGAGCAGGCGCTCGACCAGACCGCAGAATCCATACGCCAGGCTCTGACCTACACCGACGACGTCGAGTTTTCGACCGAAGACGGCACCCGCACCGATCCGGATTTTCTTGTAAAGATGATCACTGTCGCAGTGCAGGCTGGAGCGACGACCATCAATATTCCCGATACGGTCGGCTACACCACTCCTGCGGAGTACGAGGCGACCTTCCGGATGGTGCGCGAGCGCGTTCCGGGAATCGAGAATGTGATTCTGTCGACCCACTGCCACGACGACCTAGGAATGGCGGTCGCCAATACGCTGGCCGGAATTCAGGGCGGGGCGCGGCAGGTCGAGTGCGCCATTAATGGAATCGGTGAACGGGCGGGAAATGCCGCTCTGGAAGAGGTCGCCGCTGCCCTGATGGTTCGCCGCGACAAGTTCCCCTACGCGAACAATATCAAGCTCGAACAGCTTTATCCGACCAGCCAGATGCTGGCCCAGTGCATCAGCTTCGGAGCTGCTCCGAACAAAGCCGTCGTTGGAGCGAATGCATTTGCCCATGAATCCGGAATCCACCAGCACGGCATGCTGGCCAATCCGCTGACCTACGAGATTATGACGCCGTCCTCGGTCGGTGCGGGAAGCACGAACCTTGTGCTCGGCAAGCACTCAGGCCGCCGAGCGCTGGCCGACCGCCTGGAGAAGCTCGGCCACAGTCTCACGCGCGAACAGCTCGACGAGGTGTATCACCGCTTTACCGAGTTGGCCGATCGCAAAAAATCCATCTACGACCAGGACATTCTGGGGCTGTTGAAGGCCGAAAAGTCCCCCGTCGCAGCAACGACCTAG
- the leuB gene encoding 3-isopropylmalate dehydrogenase translates to MRLKVAVLAGDGIGPEVTREATNILRAVAELGGHDFTFVEGLIGGVAITETGSPLPTATLDSALDSDAVLLGAVGDNKFNSLTPDKRPEAGLLQIRQALGGFANLRPSFGYKQLAGSSPLRPEVTEGVDILFVRELLGGLYFGTPRWWNKETNEAINTMRYTRDEVVRVARIAFELASKRRKKVTSVDKANVLEVSQLWRTTVTEIAKDYPDVTLEHQLVDSMAMHIMNVPRNFDVVLTENLFGDILSDEAGVITGSLGMLPSATIGGTVNLYEPVHGSAPDIAGTGKANPLGAILTAAMVLRHSAGLEQDARAVEQAVHKVLEAGYRTADIARGGEEVQLVSTQEMGKHVHQALAESIDRRQSLHAV, encoded by the coding sequence ATGCGTCTCAAAGTTGCAGTTCTCGCCGGTGACGGCATCGGTCCTGAAGTGACACGGGAAGCCACTAATATTCTGCGAGCAGTCGCAGAGCTTGGCGGCCACGACTTCACCTTTGTGGAAGGCCTGATCGGCGGCGTTGCCATCACGGAGACCGGCTCTCCCCTTCCCACCGCGACGCTCGACTCCGCGCTCGACTCCGATGCTGTTCTGCTGGGCGCTGTGGGAGACAACAAGTTCAACTCGCTCACCCCGGACAAGCGCCCTGAAGCCGGCCTGCTGCAGATTCGCCAGGCGCTCGGTGGCTTCGCCAATCTCCGGCCCTCCTTCGGGTACAAGCAGCTCGCGGGAAGCTCGCCTCTGCGCCCTGAGGTCACCGAAGGCGTCGACATCCTCTTCGTTCGCGAGTTGCTGGGCGGTCTCTACTTCGGCACTCCGCGCTGGTGGAACAAGGAGACCAACGAGGCTATCAACACGATGCGCTACACCCGTGACGAGGTCGTCCGCGTCGCCCGCATCGCCTTTGAGCTTGCCTCGAAGCGTCGCAAGAAAGTTACCTCCGTCGACAAGGCCAACGTGCTCGAAGTCTCGCAGCTCTGGCGCACCACCGTGACCGAGATAGCGAAGGACTACCCCGATGTCACGCTCGAGCATCAGCTGGTCGATTCCATGGCGATGCACATCATGAACGTCCCGCGGAACTTCGACGTCGTGCTGACTGAAAACCTCTTCGGCGACATCCTCTCCGACGAGGCAGGCGTCATCACCGGCTCGCTCGGCATGCTTCCTTCGGCGACCATCGGCGGCACAGTCAATCTTTATGAGCCGGTGCACGGCTCCGCCCCCGACATCGCTGGTACCGGCAAGGCGAATCCTCTCGGCGCGATCCTTACCGCAGCCATGGTTCTGCGGCACTCGGCCGGGCTTGAACAGGATGCGCGCGCGGTCGAGCAGGCAGTCCACAAGGTTCTGGAGGCGGGATACCGCACGGCAGATATTGCCCGCGGAGGCGAAGAGGTGCAGCTGGTCTCCACGCAGGAGATGGGCAAGCACGTCCACCAGGCACTGGCCGAATCCATCGACCGGCGCCAATCGCTCCATGCTGTGTAA